GGCATGAACCCGTCTCCAAGTCGTGTTGTCGCTTCGCGTTCCGAGTCGCCACGCAGGCGACGCCGTTTCGACACGGCCCGCGGAACTCCGCGATGCCAGGAAGTTGTATCGATCTCCACGTTGCTGGGTGTCGGTAGACCCGCCCGCTTGCACGCCAATGCGATCGTTTCGGCAGCTTCGGCGTTCCATCGCATTCGGTCAGTCGAACGGTCCGACTTGGGGTAGCGATCCAGGACGACTGGTGTGACGCTCGCCCACGCGGAGCTTGGTCGGGTCCAGGTGGCGTTTTGAAGTGTCTTTGCAGCTGTCGCCTCCGATTCCATGCACAACGTCCAGACACCCAAGTTCCCGAGCTTCAGTTCAATGGGGCGTTCGTCATCGTTCTTGTCTAACAGCAAGCCACGCAGCGCCTCGCCGCGTGTTTCTGGGGCGATCTGTTTTGGCAATGCGATGGCAAGTCCCATCAGGTGTCCATCACCATATTGCCCACCCGCATAAGGGAGCGCAACGAATGCAGCGTGAGGATCGGTCGTCGCATTGCCGTTGGCTTCGTGACCGCTGAGCCACACCGGCGGAGGCTGAATTTCGCAGTTGGCCATGGCCGCGTCGCGCAACCGTTTGGTCAACGCAAGCGAATCTTGAACGCCTAGGTTGGGGCCATCGAGCTTGCGAAACACAAGCAGTTGGGAATCAAAATGCTCGCCTTCGACGACTTTCCGCCTATTGGTGGGACCGGCGTCGCGGGCATACCCCTGCCATTGTCCGAGCACTGGCGGCGTCGGTTCTGGCGGACGCAAAGACGATTTGAAGGGCATGCCAAACTCCAATTCAAAAGTCGCCTTTGCCTTGCGCTTTTGCGTTCCTTTGGACGATGAGATCGTCTCAGCCAAATCAGCGAAGCGGTCGATTCGATCAGCCCCACACGCGATGCGCAGACGTTCGAACTCCCCTTCCCCCGCGATCCGCAACTGAACCTCGGCCCCACGTCGGGTCGGTTCCCAACGCGGGCGGTTTGGCGTGCCAGCATCGATCTGAGCCCAGGCTCTTACGAGTGACGACGAATGCCCGACGCGGATGACGTTGCTGCAAATCCGCTGCAAGCCATCGAGATGGGAAGCGAAGTGCTCAACATCGTGCCAAACAAATGTCACCGTTGCGTCGTCGGGAATCATCGTAGGAAAGGCTCGCTCCTGTTTCGACCGACTCAATCCCGGTGCGGTTTGCAGCAACGACTTGCTTGCCGTCACCTTGTCGTTGACTGGGACATAGACGGCGTGACGTGAGCGTCTGTTTCCATCACTCGCAAAAATATCTGGCGGAGGCAATTGTTCGAGCCACTGCAGCGCAGCAACGTCCGCGGCATCTTCCCCCATCTCAAAACAGGTCGCTGCCATCGCCATGAACAACCGCCCCGGATGCGGTGGCCATTCCGCCGTTTCACGGTTTGCAACGTCCGCTGCGACGTAGCGTCCGGTGAGCAATTCGACGTCGATCGAAAACGTATTCATCACTCCCCTCCATCTTCAGCACCGCTGGTGACCGCCAACTCCTGACTCTTGCGAACCAAGTCGACAAGCTTCTGCGCTGGCTTCAAAACGAGAGGTTCGGTGTTCCAAGGCAGTTGGGCTTCGACAGCTTTTGCGATCGATTCCTCTAGCAGCGCAACGGCTTCGTCAGCCGAAATCATAAATTGTTCAGCCGATTCGCCAGGCTGAGCCAACAACTCCCAAGTAGGCTTTTCTGTTGGCCATAACAGGC
Above is a genomic segment from Rosistilla ulvae containing:
- the csb2 gene encoding type I-G CRISPR-associated protein Csb2, yielding MNTFSIDVELLTGRYVAADVANRETAEWPPHPGRLFMAMAATCFEMGEDAADVAALQWLEQLPPPDIFASDGNRRSRHAVYVPVNDKVTASKSLLQTAPGLSRSKQERAFPTMIPDDATVTFVWHDVEHFASHLDGLQRICSNVIRVGHSSSLVRAWAQIDAGTPNRPRWEPTRRGAEVQLRIAGEGEFERLRIACGADRIDRFADLAETISSSKGTQKRKAKATFELEFGMPFKSSLRPPEPTPPVLGQWQGYARDAGPTNRRKVVEGEHFDSQLLVFRKLDGPNLGVQDSLALTKRLRDAAMANCEIQPPPVWLSGHEANGNATTDPHAAFVALPYAGGQYGDGHLMGLAIALPKQIAPETRGEALRGLLLDKNDDERPIELKLGNLGVWTLCMESEATAAKTLQNATWTRPSSAWASVTPVVLDRYPKSDRSTDRMRWNAEAAETIALACKRAGLPTPSNVEIDTTSWHRGVPRAVSKRRRLRGDSEREATTRLGDGFMPMPSRAGKPTRPQVHARIEFHDQVTGPVILGAGRFSGYGLCKPIHDTSR